Part of the Lotus japonicus ecotype B-129 chromosome 6, LjGifu_v1.2 genome, GTTGAAGATGATTTGTGCTCAGGGTCAGACTCTGTTGAAGCCATGAAGTCCTCACCAAGGTATCTGGTGAACTTGACTTGAATGAAAGGTACTAGTAGTTGCTTAGTGAGACTAGCTAGTTGCAACTGAGAGATGCAGGGCACAGATGGTTGAGAAGGAATATATATTCtgagtgtgtgtgtttgtggatTTGAAATTTTGGGGAGCCAATTGAAAAGGTGTTGAAAACAAATGAGTTGGAGTTCCCTGCAGGTTAAGTTATCTGATTtggacattgcattggcacatTAGTTGGTGGTGCTTATGTGATAAGCCAAACTGTTAACCTATATTGTGGCTTAGAATAGTGGATAcaatgtttcaactttcaactaaAGACATTTTTCGATTGTCAGCTTAATAACTTTGGCGTAATTTGGATTATAATTTTGTTTGATTGAGAATGGGATTGGAAGGTTTTCACTTTGTATTTTAGATATGGCATGGTTGTTACATGGTATGAGTTATGGGCCTAGCCCGGAAATAGGTATAGAATTGTATTAAgggcatgtttggaaatccttccagaattgattctaagatTAGAATCAATTATATGACGAAGCATATCTGAGTAGCTTGTGAgtgtcataattgattatgaggaaaaaagttgatccaaacatgcaatAAGTGTGAAATCCATCACTAGCCTGTGGACCTACCTTTTAAAATTGCCTCTTGTAGTTTTTTTCTTGCTAAGTTTGGTCACTTGTGGTTGGAGACATGATGCGATCAACTTGTCCTTTCTTACATTAGTTGATTTTCCCCCATTTATCATCTATATAACATAGATGGGAGACATGACAGAAAAAATTGATAATGATATAATTACTATAGTTACTAACTTACTATAGGAATCTAGATGGAGAGGATTCTGAGAGGGACTTGTGGTTCATCTCTCCTTAACTGTAGTGATGGAAATTTGAATGCTAGTTTAAACTAGTTTTCTGAGGGTCTTGCAACTTCAGTACTTCTCCAAGGAAAAGATTCAAGACAAAAAACAATGGAGAACTACCTTGACTTTTCCTGTGTCATGTTCTCGCACCTTCCACTATTGGATATCATTAGTTGAGCATTCTAAAATTCAGTAATTATTTAATGATTACAAGTGGATCAATTATTTTACCCATGTATGGAAACGGGCAAAAATGTTCAAGGATTTTTCTTGTTATTTTGTTGGCTAGATTCAAGTGCTCTATCATGGACATTTTCACTTCACCCATtctctctccatcttcatcagaaCAAATGGTGATGCATTTATGAAGTAAAATCATTGTACAAAGAATATATGGTTCAGTGTTATTGAAATCAAATAGAATTGAAATTGAAGAGCAGGgagaattaataaaaaatagtttTCTAGAGACTCAAATCTTTCTAATTAAAGCCTAGATGAATGCCGAACAAATTCAAGAAAAGTAAGAATGAGATATCCAACAACTTAAAGTATACAAACTCAGAAAATGAATATCAGAATCTAACTGTTACTTCACAGTGCATCTTCTTCAAGCTCTACCCTTCAACCAACCCTTTAATGGCAAAATTCTTTTCAACTTCCAATAGAAGGCAAGTATATTCTGATCTTCATCATGAACTCTCTAAATCTTGAAATTGGTCTTCTTCAATTGATATTCAAAATGGTGTACCTTATACTTCATACATTTTAGCTTTTTATCAACTCTCAAGAGTCAAGACATATTGATTGAAACACTAGCATTAAAACCTtgtgaaatttaaaaataacagATTTAACACCAGCAATATGATTCAGCCTCCAATACTTAAAAAATGATCTTCATAATTGAACCATTGATAGTGGCTCAAAATGTTGGGTTGGTATACCGTGAACCATCATATATGACGGTTTGATATATTATAACTTTTCACATAAAACTGAGTAGTTGTCTATATTACTAAAAACTTCAATTCAGTTCATTTCATCTGTTTGATTATGCAGATAAACTTATGGCAGTGAGCAAAGGAAATATGACAAAGGCTGACTTATGCAAGGAAGGAATCACTGAATTGTGTTGACTAAATTCAATGTCAATCCATCTTCCAATAACAATACATCACTAGCACACACAATTAGCAGAGGCTCATGAATAAACATTTCCCCCTATATTACATAGTATACAGATTTTCATTTCAGTCTAATGACTCGAACACAAAAAACATTAACCACTCCATTTGATGGAGGAAGAATAATCTATGAAAAGTTTCAAAGGCACAATATAGTGATATACCATcaattttgatgatgagttaaaAAAGGCTCTATAATAATAGAGTAAAAACTTAAATTGACTGCCTTGCAAGATCTGTTTCCTGAGCAGCAAGAATCTGGTCATTGAGGAAGAACAGGAGGAGCAATAGCACGAGTATTATACGAACTGCAGTGACCGCATTTATGCCCAATGATGTGGAAGTAAACTTCGGTTGTGTCATTGCAGTCATTGCAGAGTATCCAAACCTGCAATTCATGCTGCTTAGTTTTCTGAATTTTTCTGATAAAACTGTGATATTTGTGAATGTGGGTACGTGTGTGTGTGATTGATGTGCACAACAAGAATCTTATCATTTCAACCCATCCTGAAAGTATATACGTCATATTCATCCATATTTATATAATTCCATATGAAATCTGCATGGTGTTCTTTGCTTCATAGAAATAAAGGACAAAAGGTATATTCATACTCATCAAAAGCATACTTCATGTCTAATCTGTAGTTTTTAACAGAAGTCAACATATAAATAGAGGTAACACATATTAGGCAAGCATTCCAAGGAATGTATTTTTACCTTTCTATACCGATAATCATCAGGCATGACAGTTGCTTCAATCTattatagaaagaaaaaaaaaagtgagaagTCACAATTGTGGTACAACAGTCAACATTTCTTCAAGTATAGATAGTTGCACAgtataaaaattaagaaatcaaGTGAAAGCATCTCCCGTCTTCAATTTAACTAGCTACCTCTTCATCAATTCTCTTCCATCTCCTAGACATGTCAATTACCGACTTGGAGCATATGGGGCAACAGCACCTAAGCCATACACCAAGTCAAGTTAATAGGGATAACGTTTTATATACTAAAGAACTCTCAAACAGTTAACACACTCACTTGTCACGCTTTATCATCTCTTGGTAACAATCACAATGCATTGTGTGACCACATTTCATGACAATAGTGTCTTTCAATGAGTCAAAAAGATACTGTAACAACATAATGAATTCAGATCAGAATATTCTCATTTTCCAATGGACAAAGATGAAATTCCTCTTTTGACAGAAAACATGAGTCTGGGAAAGAGAGGAAGACCTCATAACAAATGGGACAATGATGCCTCATGGAGTTCTCCACACATGAATGATTACCGCGCAGATTAACTGAATAGCAAGACCCTGTCACGATAGAGCAATTGATTGGTTAACAAAAGAAAAGATAGTGCCATTCAGTAGATAATATTTGAGGTACCTTCAGATTCCAAGGAAAACAGAACAATCCATCACAGAGGATTTCAGGGAAACAATCAAAGGAAACAGTTCACAAAATTACAAAACACCATAGATGGGTTCGAAA contains:
- the LOC130722372 gene encoding E3 ubiquitin-protein ligase MIEL1; the encoded protein is MESSPIERLDFGKMGYGCKHYRRRCRIRAPCCNEVYSCRHCHNDATSMLSNPFDRHELERQEVEQVVCSVCDTEQPAAQVCTNCGVRMGEYFCDICKFFDDDIGKQQFHCDDCGICRVGGRENYFHCKKCGSCYSVNLRGNHSCVENSMRHHCPICYEYLFDSLKDTIVMKCGHTMHCDCYQEMIKRDKCCCPICSKSVIDMSRRWKRIDEEIEATVMPDDYRYRKVWILCNDCNDTTEVYFHIIGHKCGHCSSYNTRAIAPPVLPQ